The genomic interval GGAATTACAAGACTGTACAGCTGAAAGATGGCGCTGAggattttaaagtctaaataacacaaaacatcagAGGGTGTTGGGGTTAGGAGTCCCAAAGAAAGCAACATGGGGGTGAAGCCTCCAAATACTCAACCAAAGGCTTCCTTAGTCAGACTAGGTCAGGCCTCCTTTGTCTGCCTGTGAAAGGCCTCACCCCAGTGGGCTTGATCCTAACTCCAGTGGCCTGCCTCAGCCTACGCAGGCCCAAAAGAGATCGGAGCTTCAGAAACAAATTcagcatctgaaaataaagacaaaaaatactCAAAGAACAAAACAAGTGAACGGAGCAGCGCAAAAAGATTTGATAAAGCAAATAAAGCCCAAATCCAAAGTTCAGAAATTGCAATCCTTTAACCAGTGCCAAGAAAGATCAAGAAAGCAGAAAAATCAAAcccaataaaaataagaagatgCCCGTATaccaaagcaacaaaatgtgaatttaaAGGCAGAGGGCGTGGCTGGCAGCTCAGGCTCCGCCCTCAAAACACGAGGGACACGGGATAGAAAaccaagagaagaaaaagaagaaaaagaagaaggacaaCAAGCAgatgatgaaaacaaaaagaaaacttgtAAAGGCACTTGATCAGGAAGGACGTCTTAGAGGACGTGTGGCACACACCAGAGGTATGAAGAGCTCCGTGTCGTGTCGACGACTTTCACTTTGTGTGCTGTGGTCCGCGGTGATGGGCCGACTGTAACCAGCAAATCAGcaaacactgcactttatttgtgaGGTCAGGACAGCAGGACAGCACAGATTGGACATGTGCCCTCATGTTTGTCACCTTCTGCGTTAGACTTTGATGACATCCCCGATGGAGAACCTCTTTAGCTGCTTCTTTGCTGACCGCTCATCCCCGCTGGGTGACGCTCAGCTCCTCCATTTGCGAATGGATTCAGTGGACGCCTCAGTGTTCTCAGTCCCTGGCTGTCCTGCAGCGGCTCTCAGATCAAAGTCAGCGTCCCGGCGGTTCGGACCCTGCTGACCCCCCCCCAGGTGTAGGTGCTACCTCTGCCTCCGGCACACGTTTGTGATCTTCAGcgcgtttttctttcttttcttctgctccTTCTCCGCCGTCGTCACACCTCCTGGTTTCTGTGCTGGGAAGGCGGTGCTCAGTCGACTGCCATCTTGAGCGAGATGGGCACGTCCTTCACATGTCTCTCTTACTCGTGACAGGGTTTGGACACATGGCACCCTCGTCTAACTCCTTGGCACTCTCCCAGTCCAGCCCCAGGCTGATTAAAGGGATTGTGCCAGCCTTGATTGTCACCACACCCCAGGTGTCCTGCTGTATGGAGCGGACTGATGGCAGGGCCCACAGCAGGGTGACCAGACAGAGGGCACAGATCTGGAGCGCGTAACGGGTCACAGCGGCAGGAGTGGACATCGTGCCATCGGCTTCTTGGATGCACACCAGCCCTGCCGTCTGGTTGACAGATTCTGCCAAATTTTGTCCATCAAAGTTGCCAGTCGTTGAGTTATGGCTAGCGGTTCACTGGCGGAGGTGGGGACATCTCTGGATGTCACTTTGTCATTGATCGGTCCGATCAGATCAGACACTGAAGcctcacaccaaagagcctctgtgggGAGAACTGGTGCTTGAGCTGACGTCAAGAAGCCCTGGCAGCTGCCACTGAAGCACCCGGGCAATGCCAGCTTGTCCTACAGCACACAAAACAAGAGTCAGGAATCCTAAAACAGCAGCCATTTGTGCTGCAGGGGTCAGTCATCCTGGCACCTAATCAGGTGGTCCGCCTCCTCGGGTTCAGCATACAGGAGACAAGACATCGAAGACAAAGGAATCTGAGTAACGGTAACAGAATAGACGATGAAGCCTGAATGAAGCGACAAAGCGAGATCAGCAGTCAATCACAATGGTACATCAATGTTAGGAGGACAGAGCAAGAGCAGAAGTGAAATGAACGAGAAAAAGGAAAGCAGCACGTGAACCTGAGCCACCGTGCCAACCTTGGCAGTGCCAGCCCACATGAGGCTCCATCTTATGACCTGCTTATTCAGCTCAGAGGGCTCAACAGAAGAGTCTCCTCGACGTTCTATCCATGATGCTGGTCTGCTGCCGGTCACCACAATGCCAACAAAGTTCAAGGGGTGACACTTTGAGGTTCTTTAAATTTCTAGACAGGACGATGGGTGGGCCTGGTACAGTAGGAGCCGAGAGACgtagccagcagggggcactagccTCACAAGTGGACAATGACAACAAGACGCATGGCACAGATACTGTAATAATGCCAGCCACATCCTGAGACCCCAAGCGGAGGTGCCCTCAGGTGACTTCTGGTGCTGTGGTGTCTGGAGGGGCAAAGGTTACGGGGGCAGAGCAGCTGAGTAGTGCAGGGCTCTCAAACGCTGGCACTTTCTATTCctttattatcattttgttttggtGCAATTAACCAATCAGAGTTCAGCTAGGAGCTCCGCCCCCTTTGCTGTAATTAAAGGTCCCAGTGGAGCCCAAGAAACACaaacatggagaagaaaaaggagaGCAGCCGAGAAACTCGAGAGGGGCACACAGACCAGCAGGACGTGATGAGCTCTGAGCGGGCATCACGGTAACCTGCACTGGCACTGCCAGGGACGGCTGCATTTGTGACCGTATAAGGACCTTTGGTACCTTCTAATTTAGGGCCTTTCCTGTCTCTATCTGTAATATAGTCCCTTATcgctctctatctattatatggtgctttctatctgtctgtctgtctattcatTAAAATGATGTTTTGCCTTTTCTTCCATTCTAGTTTATCATGGCATCAGACTGGCAAACACCTGCCCATCTCTCATACAGTACTCCTCACCTCATGCTCTCTATCAGTTTAAATGTCTTCCTGTATTTGAACCCCTTCCTGTTCGTCTTGGACCTGAAGTGGCAGCGAGTGGCACGTTGGTACCCGCACTCTGCCAATCCTGTGACTATTGATGGCACGCCATGCGGATACAGCCCTTCATCGGACTTCCGGCACCTCGGCCTTCATCAGCAGTAGTTCGGGTGGTCGGTGCAGTTTGAAAGCTAAAGGAATCATCGACTTGTTAAGTGGGTTGAAATGGTTCTGTTAACGTCGTGCATATTCTTGCGTTGTATTTACTTATAAATAAAGTGTTACCGTATATCCTGCCATTCACAGACCGGCCCCGCCCTCTAGATGGCCACGCCTTCTTACCCCTACAGCCTGCCTCCTCGCCCCGCCCTCGCGCCGCTCTCTCCTCGTCTCGTGTTGCTGCCGCCTGCTGCCCGACGTCTTGAAGGCCCCGCCAAACAACATGGAGCATCGCGCCGCCTCAGCTCCCGGCACCTCGGCGTGCCGCTCGGCTCACTCGTCCGCCCTGGACGCGTTTCTTATACTCCAGGAGGAGATCGACACGTACGAGGCGGACATGGCGCCCAGGGGCGGGCGACTTAAAGTCTTCTTTTCTCTGGTGATCGGGGCGCTCCGCGCGGCGGTGCAGCAGTTCGCTGAGCTCGCGGATCGGCGTTTCGCGGAGCTGCGGCTCGAAATGTCCGCCAAAGAGGAAGAGATCGCGCGGCTGAGACTGCAGCTGGAGCGGAGTTACACGGCGTCTGCGGCCACGCCGGGCTTCGGCAGACTCGGAGCCGCGCGAGGTAAGTGAATGCGTGCAGCTGATATCGCGCctctgatatagcgcctttcatcgtGAGCCATCCAGTCAGACGTAGCGTATATGGCGCCTTTCGCTGACGACAGACAGACAAAGCATAAACTGTAACTGAATTGTCTCGGAGTCACAACCGTACTGCTGCATAACGGCAGCACATCCCAAGTCACAGATCGTAACTCGTTCAGTTACAAAAGAACCTCAGGGCCACTTACATTAAAATTATGAACAAGCGCACAAGTTCAGTTCATGATTCGGAAATGccagacaacttttttatttgttgtctgCTTTTTGTACTTGGGTTGGGgggtagcacggtggcgcagtggtagccctgctgcctcgatGTGTGACATTCAGACATGCGGGGTAGGAGGATTGGcccgctctgtgtgtgtgtgttcaccctacgaTGGACTGGGCCGTCCCGTCCAGGGGTTGTTGGTGTGGGGTCTGCTGAGACCGCCTATGCCGATGGCTTACACGGGCGGGCGGCACATTCACGCAGATAAGACCTTGTGGTCACTTAAGTGGCTGCTTGACGGTCAGTTTGGCCGGCAGGTCCGGCTGTCTGACATTTAAAGGGGGAGAATCCCAAATCTAAAACCTACACACCAAAGTGGCCCCTCTGAAGGTGAATCTGACCTGCTGGTTCCAGATGTTTCTCTGCAACAAGGCCTTGCTGAGGTGGGATGAGCAGAACTGTCAGAGCGGCAGTGTGGCTGACAAAAGAAAACCAAACCCTTTATTTTAGCCCCCCGGCCCCCCTTAAACTTTCACTGTCAGTCAGCGATCTGCACGGAGGCAGCCATCCATCCAGTCATAAgtagtttatatagcgcctttcacgtggGCCAGGTGTCGACATGCTGGGTTGGTTGCAGCTGTCCATTCAAATCAGAATCTGCTTTACCCCAAACTGGAGAAGCTGGCTGGCAGCTCAGACTTTACTTGAGTAgccatatagctcctttcactcTTAGCCAGGGATCTGCACAGTAAAATGGACGGGCCCAGTCCGCTGTAGTTTCTATGGTGTCTTTCATGGTGTGCCAGAAGCCCGTGGTCTTTGCCCTGGCAGATGCCAGCAGGCTCCCCACACTTTACTACAGGCTTTCTACATAGCACCTTGAACTGGAGTGACTGCCATCACTAGCTGACGCTGAAGGAGTAGCGGTTGGTTGAGCTGGTGGCACTTCACCGTGTCGATGGTATGGGTCTGCCCGGCATGCCCTCACTCTGTTGTCCTGCTTGGTCATAGCCGCTGACCGCTTCTCTTGTCCCACAGGTGTGGACGAGGCTTTGACCTGCAGTGACATGCTGGGCCTTCCAGAGGCGAATGGGCCTGCCCGGGTGACTGCTGCCCAGGCCGAGGTCTCCTTGTACAAGAGTACTTGGAGTGAGAAGAAGAGCAAGGAGGATGGTGGTGCCCAGGTGAAGCTCGAGAAATGGCAGCAGGATGTTGTCATTAAAACTGAACCAGCGGACTTGTGGGCGACCAATGCCCTGGCAGACTCTGCACCTGAGTGTGGCACACACATCCAGCTCGTCTCTGATCAAAGGCCCAGACTGCAATCGGCAGAAGTTTGGTGTCTGCTGGTGCAGGCCAAGCAGTTGGAGGACGAGCGGGCACCAAACGGCATTAACCACGAATCAGATGTGCCACCAGTGCTCCAGCAGCCTGCGGAGGGTAAGTGCCAAGTCCAGTGGGTTGGGTGTGCGAGTTTCTGTTATAATGCTAGAAAGCTGAGAATCCAACAGGCCTTCTGCCATCAACCTGATGGGTCCTTGGCAGTGACCCCGAGGTGAACCAGAAAGAAACGAAAGGTAAAGAGTAGAATCCGGACCACTGCAGAGCCAGCGCAACAGGGTGGGAGCACACGGCTGACACTTGAGGGGCTAAGGAGTAGGAGTGGGCGCCCACCTTAAGGCTCGTGAGGTCCCTGCACAAGTTGGCATGGGGCACTTCACTGGTGACCGAACGAGGAGGTGGACTGCTGAGGGGCCGAGGTAAGCTGGGGTTTCAGAGAGCGGCAGATCCTGTGGGCTTTGACCGGGTTACGTGTCACCTGCTACGCTGCCTTTGGTGAcctcagtgtgtctgtctgcagtgaGAGTGTCGAACTCGTCATCGAGAGGttcacttacctcagcagtgacattcacggATTGGGAGTACATGGGGGGGTCACTGGAGAGGGGTGTGTGGCACAAAAGGACAAATGTCCAAGTCCTTCGAGTCCTGGTGCCCCCTGTTTGTCAGACGTGGACTCGACCCCTTCACGTgggtctcttcagagggtcctcgggtgccgctggtttgactttgtcttgctcacggagtcccgaatgaggcacatgacctgctttgtcagttacggcactacggccatgtggcgcggtTACCAGAGGGAGACCCTCGTTGTTGAGGATGCGAGTggctgcaccaggccaagggaacacccacgtaacacctggctgtggcagatagatgggtgGGAATGGACTGCGTCAATGtctggggggctgccaaccaggatcctgagctgtttcgccATGTGGTGGGTGGGGCGACGCACTGTACCCACGTGTGCGCCCTGGCATGGCCCTGCCTGACCTGCACTTCTGACTTTTGAGGATCTGAACCTCTGTTCTGACATGTTATCGATGGTCCCGGGTTCAAGGACATCATGGCAGACAAACACGGGTCGTCATTGGCTCACGTGTTGGCGCAGGCTTGCCCTCTgacgccccctactggtcaccatGCACTCAGCACACTCATGTCTCTCATTTCAGGTGCCAGAGACGCACAGACGTTTGAGGCTTCCCTCTTCCAGACGCTCTCTGAAAACCAGTGCCAGCATCTGCCTGAGGAGCCATTGCTCTGGGCCACGCAAGGTGGCGGTGACATGTCTTCGCGGTGCCCACCCGTGGATGTGGACACAAATCCGCGGCACACCCAGGCCCCAACTACTGCCCCGGGAAGGAGACTGACGTGGAGGCAGAAGCAGCTGCGCGACCAGAGGAGCCGTGCCTGGCAGAAATGCAGGACTGGCAGGAGGTTTCGCTGTAGGGGCGCCCAGCAGGCACACGAGGCCAGTCACGCAGGGGAAAAGCCGCACTGCTGCAGTGAGTGTGGCAAGACTTTCAAACGCAAAAGCAACCTGCTGCAGCACCAGGagatccacactggagaaaagccgcACCGCTGTGGTGAGTGTGGCAGGACGTTCACACGGAAGAGCAACCTGCAGATCCACCTGATGAGCCACAGCGGGCACAAGCCGTACTGCTGCATGCTGTGTGGGAATAGCTTCACGCGTAAAAGAGGCCTGCAGAACCACCAGAAAGTGCACAGCGTGACTTGAGCGGGCACCCAAGAAAAGAGGACCACCCGGGAAGGATGGCGTTCCCACTGTCACCGGCTAGGCCAGTGCCAGCTGGCCACCCAGTGTTGTCACATCAAGCAGCTGGCTCCAGGCTAAGACTCCAGAGGGATGGTGCCCTGCCACACAGGACCTCCTGAGGCAGGACTCACTGGTTAATTAGGTGACCATTACTTGTTTCTTTTGAAAAGTCGGAATAAAAATGACACTGCTGATGCCCTCGTCTCTCTTCTCATTCGCTAAGACGAAAAGGACAAATGCCACACTTGACTGGCTTTACTCACAAGCTCACTGTGCCCGGGTACAAGGTGAGTGGTACATAAGTCAAGGGCACTTGCACGGCCCGACTGTCTGACTTAACCAAAGATTTTAAAGGGGCCTCTCAGTGCCAGGCCTATCCTGCTGCCCCCCAGCATCCTGGTCCACTACAGCCACCCACCCACACAAGTACTAGCAAAGACCAGTAGGGACCTGGTGTGAAAGGAAGGCCAAGAATGGCAGCGCTGGACCAGATATGAGAGTTCCACCCTAGCCTGCACAGCACACACCTGCCACCCCGGGCACAGCAGTGTGGCTTCACCTTCTCCTTTTTGAGCTGAACCCATCTACATGCCATGGCCACTTCTTCTAAGATCTACTGATGAGCAGAGCTGACCTGGCACAGATTGTGGGCACATGCAAGTCTGGGCCCTCAGGCTTGGTCCAGCTGGTGTGCTCTCCAAATTCTGGCATGTGTACACCCCAGGGTCACACGGACAATGAGGGTCACTGAGGGTTaagcttgtgggggggggggggtgtgggggttCAAGCTTTTCTTTTGGTGGGCAGCTCTTCACCCAGACCCAGGAAGGAGCCTGTCTCCGCCATTCCTCGAGAGTCCCCAGAGGTCCATGAGAGGCTGGCACAGTGAGCCGCTGCACACTCGCGGGGTACACGTCAATCACAGGTCCCTGCCCCGCCCCTCTCCTGCCTCACCCCGCCCATTCCGAGTTGGCAGACACCGTCGCTGGTAGATGGCGCTTGCGGCCCAATTGTTAGTGCGTTGCTTAGCAACGAGCCTCTCCATTCCActccaccccaaaaaaaaaagcGGAAGGTTTCTCTCCTGACGGGATGCCCTCCACAAGGGGGGCGTGTAGGGAACTCCGGTTCATCACTTCTCAGGACCAGACGGCAGGGAGTCCCTCAGAATGGCATTATAGCAGCCTCCTAAATACTCCCGGGTAGGGGGGGCGAGGGAACACGGACTCGGCGCGGTGTCCGGCGTGGTGGGCTTTCAGGCCGGGACAGCCGCTAAGAGTTTGGGCGggctcactcgctcactcgctctttCGACATCGGCCCGGGGCTGTGCGCGCGCACGAGTGAGTGCGGCGGCGCCTGGCAGAAATGCGCGCGCTCGCGCTGCTCACACCTTTTGTCAGTCCAAGTCTTGCTGTCAGTCCTGCGTATGCTAATGAGCAGGTGAACGAGCAGGTGAGCGGGCGGGGCAACAGCGCActcgccccccccccccgccccacccTCGGTTGCTCGGTCACTTCTCACAGACTCGCTTCACTCGGACAGCTGCGTAGCGGCCGCTCTCACGTTCTGTCTTCTTCGGCCCCCGCCAATGTCGTCGCCGCGCTTTATCACAGAGTCCGAGGCGGCACTCCATCGCTCGCAGGAGTCCTGCTGGCTCATCTCGTCCGGTAAAGTTTACGATGTGACGGGATTCTTACGCATGCACCCCGGAGGGAAAGCGCTGATCCTCGAGCGGGCCGGCAGCGACGTGAGCCGGGTGATGGACGGGCCGCCGCACCGCCACTCGCTGAACGCCAGGCGCTGGCTGGAGCAGTACTGTATTGGCCAACTGGCCGGGACGCAGGTGAGTGGCACCGGGGAAGGCGGAAAACGGGTGGTCTTGGGGGCGCACCTGTCTGCGGGCGTTCGAGGCTCTGTGTGCGGCTCGGGGCGTAGGGGTAGGGCGGCAGGATGTCTCCGCGGTCGTCGGGTGGACCTTCCGGAGAAGAAACGGCGGAATCTGCTGGTGCAATGGGGGGGTCCGGCGAGTGGGTTTCACGCCTGATGGGTGTTGTGCCGACCACTGTTAAAGGGTGATGCCCACTGTGGTGTTGCTGGGTGTGCTTTCAAGATGATTTCAATCAGGTAGTCTTGCTGAGGCCCAGTTGGACTGACTCTTCCCTACCAATAGTAGGAGTGGAAAGACGCCATATAAAGAGCTAAGGGTGCCGGGCACCTGCTCAGGGGTCCCAGTGCAGCGCAGTGTCATGTAATATAGCGCCCTACACAGAGTGTACCAGCGTGGTGCTTGTCCATTTCTGGACAGATGGACGAGTTTCCTCCTCTTCTTTGGACACTGGCATCTGTTCCTGATGTGCCACCGAGACTCCATGCTATTATGGCAGACAGCAGGAGGCGCACTTGGAGCCACCCCAGTGTTTCGGCCGTGGTCAGCTCGGGGGGCGCTAAGCTGCAGTCACTTCGATGGCTCCGCTCTAGCTGGCTGAGGGCCGCGTCTACACTGAAAGCCTGAGGGCCACATTGCGCTCGCTGGGAGCCGGTTCTGCAACATCCCATGATGCTCCAATTAGAGCTCGCCACTCCTAGAAGAGCCAGTTTCACAGCCGGCATTCCCAGCTGAAGAGTCACTTGGCCACCCCACCAGTCAGATGAGTAGACAGGTACAGGGCGGGGACGCCAGTGCAGCCATTGAGGTGAGACTTAAGTGGTCCAGTCAGGTTGGTTTGGTGGCCACTCATTAAACTTGTTGAGTCCCACACAGGAAGTAGACGGTGAAACTGGCAAAGTGCGCCCACCCTAGCCAGGTGCCATATGAGTGAGGCTATCCAGTAGTCCAAATAGGCTCCAGAGTCTCATGCCAAGCTTGATAGAGAGTACAGAGCGAGACCACCCACATCGTATGTCCAGGGTTAGTTCACTTCTATGGCGCCTTTTATGTCCCAGAGTGGTCTTTAGTAGTTGTGGGGCAGAAGCTCAGACTGCAGGCTGGCTGTCGCCGCATGGCACTGTGCTGCTCTTAAGGCGCAGCGAAGAGCTAAAGGGACAACGAGAGAGACACACCCGTTACGCTGCTGCTGCATGGCTCGGCCATCTCTGCCAACCGATAACCGCTGGGATGCCCAGGCCAAGTGTCTCCGCTCATCTGACCAGTCTCTCTGCCCCCTTAGGCCTTGGACTCCAGTGCTGCCCCCTGTGTCTTCTCAGCCCTCAGCTTTCAAGTACTCACTGGGTTTGATGTGGTGCCCACGTCGCCCGTCTATAGCAAAGATACAGAGGAGCGAAGCTACTCCATCTGAACCGCCGCCAGTGCAGCCTGCAGCCAACCGTAAGGTGACCCGCATAGGGCACAGCACTCGCGTGACACTGGGCACACCTCCGCATGGAGTCGGGTAAGGcagcaaaaggcactatatcagccAATGGGAGGCTGAGTGCAGTGTGATGTGTACGTGGTTGCGCAAGCCTCGCCAGGACCTCTTAAAGGTGCCAACAGGTAAATGATTAACAGCAAAGGTCACGCGGTGAGCAGCAGGCTGTCACGGCATTCCCACAGCCGGGCAGCCGCAATACCAGGCCACCCCAAGCAGCCGACTCAGGGGTCTCTTAACGCGTACACTATGAAGGTGGGCTGCGACACCATTTTTAAGGGCCTCTGACTTCCTCACTTGGCAGCAGAACTGATAGAAGCAGGCAGTGCAGACTATGTGCCCGCTGCTCGGCCCTGGAGGACTTTGTGATGCCAGATGGGGTGCTGTCTGCCCTGCGCACCCCTGGACTTTGGgtgtattttatatagcgccttgcctgGTCTGTTTTTGCCTCGCTGAGGGTCCTGAGTTTTCAGGTTGTGTCTTTGCAATGACAGATGGTGTTTGTGGCCGCACGTTGGCAGGGAATGTTGTGGTCCACTGTCATCTGTACCTCTGCAatgataacccccccccccccacagcctCGTGTTTACCTGTGTCTACTGGGGGTGGGCACCCTCTGCTTGAGGTGCCAGGTGTGCCACCGTTCAGAGTGCTAAGAGCGCTGGGCTACTCTCACGCAGCACTGTCGGAGTGCCAGACGTCCTTGCGAGGGTTAGGGTCACCTCTCTGCCACACCTGCCCGTCCTGTCTTGTCACACAAGTGAGGAGGCTCAGGATTTGTTCTCATCCCTGGTCCCTTCTTGGTGTCCTGGACACACAGGGCAATTCTGTGGGCACAGCCTGACTGCTGCTCTTCCGACACACAGCCCTGGCACTTCTTTGTCACCCCTACAGTCACCTGAGACTGGGGTGGTCATTTGAGGGGAGATGGGCTGTGCCATTTAGTGTAGCGTTACCAGCAGATGGTGCCATGGCTTCAGTCCCCATTGGGTGCTTGGTGCCCAGCGGGCTGGCCGCTCGGGGGAGGGGGGGTCCTGGCGTGTCTCCTTAGATTCAGACCACTTTGAACCTGTGATCAGATGGAGTGTCCTCGGAACGAGCAACTGGTGACAGCCCAGCAAACCCGCCACCCGAGGACCAAAATGAGACCACCTGAAAAGAGAGGGGCCCGAATTCCTCTCATGTCCAGGATATGAAGTGTTAGCCCTCGCCATACCCTTCCATTTATAGCACTGTTCACGTTGGCGAGGCAGTGGTCACAGCAGGGGGCAACTGGTCACCAAGGTGCCCCTGAGCCTACAGACCCCGGCACCCTTGGCAAATGCCCAACATGGCATTCCCATATGGACCAATGTGCATGTGGTGCTCCTCTCAGCTGGCACCAGGCTCTGCAGTGGGCACTGCCATGTTTGGCTGATTTCACTGCCCTGGCCGTGATATACAAGGCGCTATATGCAATAAAAGCGAGTGGTCCTGGTCGCGTTGACAGCCCGCTTGTCATCACGTCTTGTTTTTAGAAGCCCCCTTCTGACTTGCGCACAACGGAGGGGCCAGAGGAGCCACCTTCTCCTGAGAGGGCACACTCGCCAGGCGCTTGCCCCGGAGTTCATTAACCCTGGCTTGGCAAACACTGGTGGGCTCTGAGCCTGTGACTGTTCAACCCCCCTTTCCCGCCTTCACCATGGCCACCAACAGCCCCGTGTTTGCTTGAGTCTCCTTGGTGTCTCCTAGTGTCTTTATGACGCCCAGGGGGCACATGTGCTCACTCGCTGGAGGCGAGTCTGACTGGTAATTCTGGTCGGGTTGGTCCATAGCAACGGCACAACATGGTGACCGCCCTGAGGGGTCGCCGTGTGTCCATTGAGGAGCCCGAGCTGGGGGTCCCGTGCTGTGCACCCGTGAGTGAGGCCTGTCCTTGGGCCACGTCAAAGCCCCGGTGGTGCCCGGCTCATTCTGCATCTGCACCCAAAGGGGTCGATACTTGGCCGGTCCAAGGGGGCTGTTTATGTTGGTCTCTTATGCCCATGGGTGGGTGCTGGGGAGCCAAGTCATCCATATTAATGATCTGAAGTCTGATCACTGTGCCCCCTGGTGCCCGCTTCCTCACCGCCCCATTTACCACACTGTCCTCTCCTGACAGAGTGCAGATGGAATGTTCTCCCACTGGGCACCAAggctttggttttaaaaatgcCACCTATGATGTCCCCAGTGGCTTGTCACTTATATATCGATGGC from Erpetoichthys calabaricus chromosome 9, fErpCal1.3, whole genome shotgun sequence carries:
- the LOC114657093 gene encoding putative zinc finger protein 286B, producing the protein MEHRAASAPGTSACRSAHSSALDAFLILQEEIDTYEADMAPRGGRLKVFFSLVIGALRAAVQQFAELADRRFAELRLEMSAKEEEIARLRLQLERSYTASAATPGFGRLGAARGVDEALTCSDMLGLPEANGPARVTAAQAEVSLYKSTWSEKKSKEDGGAQVKLEKWQQDVVIKTEPADLWATNALADSAPECGTHIQLVSDQRPRLQSAEVWCLLVQAKQLEDERAPNGINHESDVPPVLQQPAEGARDAQTFEASLFQTLSENQCQHLPEEPLLWATQGGGDMSSRCPPVDVDTNPRHTQAPTTAPGRRLTWRQKQLRDQRSRAWQKCRTGRRFRCRGAQQAHEASHAGEKPHCCSECGKTFKRKSNLLQHQEIHTGEKPHRCGECGRTFTRKSNLQIHLMSHSGHKPYCCMLCGNSFTRKRGLQNHQKVHSVT